The nucleotide sequence TGAACTCCGCCCTTATCTCATGGCTGATGGCGGGAATGTCGAGGTGGTTGAAGTGGAAGGGCCCATTGTCCGGCTGCGGTTGCAAGGGGCCTGTGGCTCTTGTCCGAGTTCAACCATGACGTTACGAATGGGGATTGAGCGGAAATTAAAAGAGTCCATCCCCGAAATTGCTGAGGTTGAACAGGTTTTCTAAGGAGATTCATCGGATATTTCAAAAACACCTATTGCCTTAGACTGGCTGGCGCGGGCTGGGGTTCAATACCGTTAGCAGCTTTTTTAATCTTTTTCAGAAACTGGCTATAGACCTAGACCCATCTGGGAAATACTACAGCCGCGCGTCCAGAAACCTATTGATCCCTTGTCCTTGCAGCTTTTACTGGGACAGGGATTTTTTGATGGATGGTCACTATCAGGCCAACGTGCCTAGGATCACAGGCCGGGCATAGATTGATCACTGTTCCTTGCGGGTGGGCCTGGGAGAATCAATCCTATGTGATGGATTACCCACCGATGTGTCCTGCTTCCTTAATGGCTAAACCGATTCCCCAAAACCAAGTTGCGGCTCCCTTGATTGCTTGTATTGACGATAGTAGGACGGTGCAGCGGCAGATTTCTCTCACCCTCACGGCCGCCGGGTATAAAGTTTTGCCAATTACGAGTCCCACCCAGGCCAAGTCCCAACTCCTGGCCACTCCCCCGGCACTGATTTTGTTGGATATCGTCATGCCTGAGGTAGATGGGTATGAGCTTTGTCGGCAAATTCACCGGACTCCCGGCCTGGCTGAGATCCCCATTTTGATGCTGACGGCTGCGGATCACCCCATTTTTCGGATTCGGGCCCGAGGTGTTGGGGCTGAGGATTTTTTATCTAAACCCATTGCCCCCGATATTTTGCTGGCACACCTGGCAAAACTACTGCATCTCGGTCAATTTCCAACTAGGAGACCTCCCATGAGACAGGATTTTGCGATACCCTCCCCCACTCCGACTCTTGACCCAAAGCCCTATTGGGACTTGGCCAGCCAACGCCTGGGCCTGAGTAACCGCCAACGCCAAACCTTAATTACAACAGGTCAAAAATTAGAGCGGGCCCTGATGAATCAACCCCAACGGGCCGATCTCTGGGAAAAGCTGGGGATGGTGTCCTACTTGCTGAATCATCTCACCCTGGCTGTTTTGGCTCTGAATAATGCCCTTAAGCTCATGCCAGAACACCATTACCACCATCGCAATTTGGGCTGGTTGGCGGAAGAGTTGCAAGAGATTGAATCAGCCATTCAGCATTACCAGGCCTGGTTAGGGGTTGTGCCTGATGATGTTTATGTCCAAGGTCGTCTAAACTTACTTCAGAGACAACCCCAAGCCTAGTGATCCCAGAAAACCCCAGGCAACTCCCTGTCCTAAGCGGGGTAAAATACAGGGCAAGTCAAGGTCGAGATTCATGCCGAGACTAAAGACCAATTAGATTTTTACAAGAAATAATTCTTTGCATTAAAGCTATGGATCGGATTTGGGTTCTTGGGCGTAATGTTTTCCAGGCCACCTTTCGGGAACGGGTGCTCTACATCACGGCGGTGTTTGCGATTTTTCTGACCTTGGCTGTGGTCTTACTCAGTGAAGTCTCCGCAGGGACAGAAAATAAAATTACTCTGGATGTGGGCATGGGGGCGATTAGTCTCTTTGGCCTGGTAGTGACCGCTTTTGTCGGGAGTGGTTTGATCAATCGGGAAATCGAGCAGCGCACCGCCCTGGTAATGATCGCTAAACCCATTAGTCGGGCTGAATTTATTATTGGGAAACATCTGGGCCTGGCCGCAGTTTTGGCGGTGTTAGTGGCCTTGATGACGGTCATTTTCTTTATTGTGATGAGCTTCAAGGGGTTTACCTATCCAGCCGGAGCAATTACAATTGCCTCGATTTATCTCATTTTAGAGTTGGCGTTATTGGCTGCCGCGGCAATTTTATTTGGGGTCTTAACCAGTTCCTTGATTGGGACATTATTGACCTTAGCTCTTTATTTTATGGGGCATTTCAGCAAAAACCTGATTACACTCCAACAACGGATGGAAGATGGGTTTGTCAAATCCCTAATTAATACCATTTATTTAATTGTGCCTGATTTATCCCGCCTGGATCTCAAAAATGATGCGGTCTATGGAATTTTGCCGAGTTCTCAACAGTTAATCATCAATGGGGTCTATGGCCTGGTCTATACGGCGTTGTTACTTTCCCTGGCAACTTGGATATTTTCGCGACGGGATTTCTAAACAAGAGTTGACCAAATCTGATCCAGGCGTGCTTAAGGAAGATACTCAGCAGAATTTATGGCTGTTTCTTCAATTCGTAGGCGTTCAACCTGAATCTGGGGATCGGCGTTCAAGTCAGTTAAGATTTGCTGGGCCTGATGATATAGAAATTCTGCTAAACATTCAGTTGTTGGATCAGTAGTTAAGGTAAACAGGCGTAAATCTGGATCATGGGCCTGGAGTAGTTTGACAACGGGATCGCCTTGATACAAGAGCAGGGCATGATCTAAGTTTTGATCTAACCAGGCCCGCCAAACCAGCTTTAATTCGCCAAACTCAATCACCATGGCCTGGGGATTTAACTGGGGGGCGCGCAACGTCAAAATAACCTGCCAACTATGACCATGAATACTCCGACACTTGGGGGAATTCTCGGCCTGGTAAAAGCGGTGGGCCATTTCTAAGTTGTGGCGAATTTCCAGACGAAACATTCATCAATACAGTCACGCCCCTTCTAGTCTAATCTATGGCTGGGGAACCCTTTCGGGCCTGGGATATGGACAGATTCGGGTTTGTGATCGGCTTAACAATGGGAATCGGCCATCGGGGCTTAGGATGTATATACCTTGACAGCCTAGATGTTTTCTCGGATATATTCTACGAGAACATTGATTCTGAGCTTTTCCTTCTCGTCCTTCCACCCCAACCCCTATGGAACTCAATCCCGAACAGGCCGCCATTGCTGAACATCTCCACGGGGCAATTTTAGTTTTGGCTCCGGCCGGCACAGGGAAAACCAGGGTCTTAACTGCTCGCTTAATCCAGGCCATGAAGGCAGGGTTCCAAGCTCAGGATATTTTGTGTTTGACGTTTACGAACCGGGCTGCTCAGGAAATGAAGACTCGCGTCCGCCAAGAAATTCCCAACCAGGCCGAGCAACTAACGATTAAAACCTTTCATGGTCTCTGTGCTTGGATGTTACGGCAAGAAGCCACTGCGATGGGTTTACCGGCCGATTTTACGATTTTTGATGATCGCGACTGTCAAGAACTTGTCCAACAGATTTTTAACCTCAGTGATCCCCGCGATGTCAAACAATACACCAGTGAACTGATGACGACTAAAAGTCGCGGGTATTGGCAGGGTGATGATGGCTGGTTAGGGGTATTTCGGGGCCTGGGGGATTACGCACCACAGGGGGTTAAATACCAACTGGCCCTCCAAGAACGTCACACCCTCGATTTTGCCGATTTAATTTACTATGTGCGCCGGATGTTACGGACTGATCCGGAAATTGCCCAACGCTGGCAACAACGGTTTAAGCTCTTACAAATTGATGAAGTCCAAGATACCCATAGCTCTGAGTATGAAATTGTCGCCCATTTGGGACGGGGTTCCGGCAATATTGCCCTGATTGGAGACCTGGATCAGACGATTTTTGAGTGGCGGGGGTCAGAACCTGAGTTAATTTTGTCCCAGTTTCGCCAAGAGTTTCAGCCCCAAGTCTATGAACTGGCCTGGAATTATCGGGCGACTAAATCTTTGTTAGCCACAGCGGATCAATTTGCCCAGGAGTTTGCCAATCGCCACACCCGCATTAGTGCCGCCCCCAGTTGCCCGGCTGGCCCACCCCCGATCATCCACCAGGCCCCGACTGCCCAGGCCGAAGCGCAATGGATTGGTCAACACATTCAAGCACTAGCCAAAACTACCCCCAACTTTAGTTACAGTCGCACTACAGTTTTAGCCCGCAATCATTTCCGCCTGGCCGAAATCAGCACAACCCTGAAAGCAATGGGAATTCCCTGCCTGACGGTGGAGCAGTTTGAATTTTTCCAACGTCAAGAAGTCAAAGATGCCCTCGCTCTAATCCGCCTCCTCCTGAATCCCTTTGATACTACGGCTCTCCGGCGAATTCTTTTACAATTAGTCCCACAAATTGGCCTGGGAACCATTAATACAATTCAAAAACAGGGCCAGGCCTGTGGGTTGTGGTTAACCGACTTAATTGATTTACCCACCCTCGAAGACGGCGATCCCTTTCATGCGATTCTCCAGGCCCAGCAGTCCGGCAAGATTATCGTTTTTGATGTGGAGACAACGGGCTTTTCGGTGGCAGAATCGGAAGTGATTGAAATTGCGGCCCAACGTTATGACGGCGGCGAACATACCCTGAGTTTCCAGCGGTTTATTACCAATCTCAAACCCGTTGGTGAAACCGAGGCCGTCCATGGTTATAGCGATCAATTTCTGATGATTCGGGGCCGGCCGGCTAAAGAAGTGTTTAAGGAATTTCAACGGTTTGCCCAAGGGGCCTATTGGGTCGGCCATAACCTGGGGTTTGATGTCAAGATGATCAAGGCCCACGCCCGCCGCGTTGGTTTAGAGCTAAATATTTCTCGCTGGGGAGACACCCTGAATTTAGCCCATCGCTTTGTCCAGGCCCCCAACTATAAACTCGCCACCCTGGCCCAACATTTTCACCTCAAGCAAACCCCCACCCACAAAGCCGATGATGATGTCCGCACCACCGTTGAACTCCTGAACTGCCTATTACCCTTGACCCTGCCCGGCCGCCCCCAACGCCAGGCCCTGATTCAACGCTATCAACGCCAGTTTTTCCCCTTTGCCCGACAACTCTCCCAATGGCGACAAGCAAGTGATCAACTCCGGCCAGGAGAGTTAATCCGCCAAGTCATTCAAGATTCTGGGTTATATCGCCATTACAGCAGTCAACCGGAACGCCTAGAGAACTTGGATCAACTCATTGATGTCTTTACAGAGCGGGATCAAGCTCACCTCCATCCCCACACCGCCCTCCGAGAGATCATCGAATTTACCGCTCTAACACGCAATATTGACCGCCTCACCCAGGCCGAGAATCTTGTCCCGTTAATTACCGTGCACCAGGCTAAGGGGTTAGAGTTTGATCGGGTCTTTGTGGCTGGCCTGGCCGATGGAGAGTTTCCAAGTTTTCGCAGTGTCCAAGAAGGTCGGCTTGAGGAAGAAAAACGCCTGTTTTATGTTGCCTTGACGCGGGCCCAACAGCAGCTTTTTCTATCTACCCACGCCCAAGATGATCGTGGCAAGAAAGCTCCCAGCCCCTTTTTAACGGCCCTAGCCTAGGCCTGAAGCGAGTAGAAAGGTATTTCTTCTGGATCAACCAAGTTGGATGGAGCCTAAGTCTAATTAAATCTCAACGAGATTGAGTCTGAGCCAGCAAACTTACAAAATCTTGATGCTAAAATGGGGGGCCTGGTTGCCGATGTAGCTCAGTGGTAGAGCACTCGATTCGTAATCGAGCGGCCGTGAGTTCAAATCTCATCATCGGCTTTATTAAAAATCAAGGGTTTTAGGCTCTACATTAAGTCTTCTAGCTTAGTTTCTGGAAGGTACTCATAAGTAGTTATAGCTATTCCAAGTAGGAGTGGGACAGAGAGGAGAGAACAGCGATAAACTTAACGATTGTTGTTCACTTTGACATCCTCCCCGCCCTATAGCTTGCGTGCAAAGCAGGGCTAGGATTCCTTGTTTCACAGGGAGTCTCAAGACTTTGCCCTCCACAAGAGTTCTTTGCGAGATGCCCTCCCGCTGTTGTTTGCCCTGATCCTCCAGGTTCCTCCACTCTACGGTGCGAGCCTCTGGCGATGTGGCGGATTTCCTGTCCCGATTGTAACAAAGCCGCCCTAAAGTGCGGGGCTTGCATCCCATTTCTTTGGTCATGGTCATGAGTTACAGCTTGGATTTACGTGAACGGGTGATTGCCTATCTCCAACAGGGTGGTCAAATCACACAAGCCTCCAAAATTTTTCAGGTGGGTCGCTCCACGATTTATCGGTGGCTGGGACGAGATAATTTAGCCCCAACCGTGGTCACTCGTCGTCCCCGGAAACTGGACTGGTGTGCACTGGAAGCAGATGTGAGAGCCTATCCTAATGACCGATTAGCAGACCGAGCAAACCGATTTGGTGTCGGGATTTCGACCATTGCCTATGCCTTGAGCAAACTTAAAATCACCCATAAAAAAACAACTTTTACAAGCGAGCAAAGCTCCACGGTACCGAGAACGGTGTCACTCTGAGCGGATGGATGACTTAAAAACGTTGCAAGGATGGGTGAAGCAGCACGGGAGTTTCAGTCTCGTTTACGTTGATGAAACCGGATTTGATACCAATCCCACTTGTGTCTATGGCTGGTCAAAACGGGGGAAGCGGTTATTTGGAGACCAACAGGGGAAACGACGGAAACGAGAGAGCTTGGTTGCTGCTCGGCGAAATCACATTAAGGATTTTATTGCACCGATGCTTTTTAATGGCTCTTTGGATGCGGTGGGCTTTGCCGAGTGGTTGAGCGGTTATTGCTTACCCGAGTTAGACCAACCCTCGCGCCTGATTCTGGATAATGCCCCAATCCACCAAAAGGCCGTGATGCTGTGCATGACCGTTGGTCTACAAGACCGGGTTGAGACCGCCGGACACCCGGTTCTCTTTCTGCCTAAATACTCCCCTGACTGCTTCACATGATCGTTGGTCTACAACAAAATAGAGCATGATTTTAGTGTGCTGAAGTGAGCCAGAGTGTATGCTGCACCCGGAACTTCTATTGACGAGATTATCTGACACTATTGTGCTGCTCAATGTCCCATTCTTAATCGCAATAACTATAAAACTAGACGGACTATCTTTAACCCAGGTGAAACGTTTAATGAAATTGAAGATATTGTTGGTGGTGGCGATTTAGACTACGATGATGCGCTTCGTAAGCTAGGCTTGGGATAGACCTCTAATTTGAAGATGGAGCAGTGGTTTTCCCAAGAATATCTTGAGCGGAAAGACCATCTCCGGCCTGATTGCCCATATACCAGAGAGAGGCGGCGGCTTCGGCCCGGGTGACAGGTTTTTGCGGTTGTAACAAGAGGGTGGCTCCAAAAATCCGGCGAATATTGGATAAATCTCCATTTTGAAAATCAGCAGCGGTGGCACTTAGTGCTTCTGGGGTAATTCGATTGCTGTCTTTGAAGCCCCAGGTTTGTTCGATTCGATCAACGGCAGTGGTGGTTAGGTTTCGCTGAACATCTAAGGGGACTTTCCACTGGAGAAGAGTTTCTCGAGTCAAGGGGGCATTGGGGCGGAAAAGGGGAGTGACACTGCCTGTTAAGGGACTGGGTAAATATCCAGCGGCAGCCAGGCCTTGAATGTAGGGAAAGTCCGGGTTGGTTTTCGGGACATCATTAAAGAGGGGTTTATCATTGGGACTGCCCAGGCGAATTTGGCGGGCCGGACGGTCGGCATAAAAGCGATTATGGGCCGTGACTAACCAGCGGGCGTAGGTTCCCCTGGTAATGGGCTGGTTGGGGGCAAATTGTTGGGGATTTTGGGAACTGCCCGTGATGACTCCAAGTTCTGCTAAATCCTGGAGGGCGGGTTGGAGGGTGGCGGGAGCTTGGGCCAGGTCGGTAAAGGTTTGGGGCGGGAGATCCGCAGGGCTGGCCTGGGGAGTGGGAGTGGGGCTGGTAGGTGAATTAGTCGGATTGGGGGCAGGCTGTCCAGGCCCAAATTGAATCGTGAATTCTGTACCGTTGTTAGTGGGGGGATTCAGGGTGAGCCGGAGTTGATCGGTATCTTTTTGGGCCTGAAGAATCAGTTGAGTGCCAACGGTTTCTGGGGGTTGCAGTTGCCAGCCGAGTTGGGTGAGTTGTTGCTGATAAAAGCCTTGAATAGCGAGGGGAGGCTGACTGGTTTGCCAGTGGGTTTCACTTTGGCCATTGTCGAGGGGAAGAGTTTTGATCAGGCTGGCCTGGGGAAACTGTAATTCAGGGGGAAGTTTCAGGGGGGCCGGACTCGCTTCATTCCAGGTTTGGGTATTGGGATCTGCGGAAAACGCTTGTTCCCAGGCCTGGTTTCCGGCACATCCGGCCAAGCTAGTTACCACTAAGATGGGGGTAATTTTCAGAAAAATCCATCGAGATAGGGGAAAAGACATCGGTGGTTACTACTCAAAATTTAGAATCGGCAATCCTTAGACCCAGGCCAGTTTGCCCAGACGTACCTAACTTGGCTGATCGGTTGGCTGAGGAGATGGCCCATTAATTTTGCCATTTTGCTGATTGAACAGAGTTTGTTGAGGCCGACCAATTTCCAGGCCCATCTTTAACATTGTCCTCTGAACCCGCTGCCGTAACTCTCGCCCCACCGCCCACTGCCGCCCAGGTTTGGTCTTAATCCAAATCCGAATCGTCAAGCCACTGTGAGTCAATTGTTCAATGCCCAAGACTTCCGGGGGTTCAAGAATTTGTTCCTGCCAGGCCGGTTCTGTGTATAGTTGAGTCGTAACTTGTTTAAGGCAGTCTAGGGCCTGGTCGGCTGGGGTTTTGGGGTCTATGTCAATGGTAAAGTCCACTCGTGACCAAGTCCGCGTCAAATTTTCAACCACCGAAATGGCACTATTGGGAATGGTAATCAGCCGCCCCTCCCCATTCCGAAGCTGGGTAATCCGCAGATTCATATTTTCAACGGCCCCACTCACGGCCCCAATCGCAACCACATCCCCAATCCCAAACTGATCTTCCCAAAGGATAAAGGCTCCGTTAATCAAATCCCGCACTAAGCTCTGGGCCCCCAAAGATAATGCAAAGGCTAGTAAACCACCAATGGCAATCACGGAAACCACAGGAATCCCAACACTGTTCACGATCAGGCCAAGGGCAATGGCATAAATGAGGGTCGTTTTCAGGCCAGCAAAGACTTTTAAGGCCGTACTAATACGGAGATGACGACGTTGGAGATCGGTTTCGGCACTGACGGGATAACGATGCCAAAGAGTTCCCATCCGTTCGAGAGCAATGTCACCCAAGGAGTTGGCTAAACCACCCAGAAACCAAATGACAAGCCACCAAATCGGCAGCCCCAAGACCTGTAAGGCAAAAAAGCGTGTCCAAGGAAATAAATGCAGAATTAAGAATGTGCCCCCCAGCCACAAAGCTGCCTGACTCCAGGTCAATAAAAATTGAATCAGCTTTAGGAACTTGATGTGCTTGTCTTTCAGGTCAAACTCTGACGAGAACAGTTCTGGGCCTGGGAGGAGTTGGAAAAAGCGTTGCAGGCCTGTGGGGGGAGGAGTCGGGTTTGGCTCTGGGGAATCTAGGGGGGCCTGAGTATAGGCTTGCTTGAGGGACTGCAGCCGCAGAGTTAAGAGCCGCTGGAGGATGAGTACCCCTAAACTGAGACTAGCCATGAGGACTAAAATTTGGCAGGCCCGGCTCAATTGGCTAATTAAGGCATCAGGGGCACGTTCGGCAGCGGCTTCTCGGAGGGCGACTTGAATTTTTTTCTGCCATTCCGCAGCTAAATCAGGAATAGCCAGGCTATAAAAATCGGCATCAGTTTCTGTAACCGTGAGAATTTTTTGGGGGCGTTGTTGCTCGTTTGTCCGCACCGTAATAATGGTTTCCCCGTTAAAGAGGGCCACACCGGCGACAACATTGTCGGGCTTGGGATATCTAAGCTGGAGAGCATCCACAAAACTAAAGCTCACATCCGTAAATAAGGCGCGCCGGAGGTTGGCTTGAATGAGTTCAACCCGCATTTCTACAGGCAATAAGTCCCCAGGGTTATCCCGATCCCGCACCGTTGGAGCCGTCACTGCAAATAATATTTCGCCATCAAACCAGACTGGGGCAGCTTCAATATTCCCTTGCCGGACGACTCCCGTTGGCGGTCGTGATGAGCCGGAGGTCGTCAGTCCGGGGATTGTAAACTGGCCCCAACTTGGTAACTCTAGCCCCACGACCAGCAAAAAACTGAGGGTCATCAGTAGCAGAGATTTCCCCCAGCCCGAGAGTCTGAGCCTAGGGAGAAGTCGCGTCTGATTCCAGTTTTGCTGATGTGTCTGAGTCATGATTGGCTTTAGTTTGGGCTTCCAACTGTTCGAGGCGACTGAGGAGTTTTTGATTTTGGCGTTTCAATTCGGCTAGATCATCTTGGACGGTTTTCAGGGCCTGGGTGTTGCCGATGGCTTTTTGGACTTTGGCCACCCCTTCATCCGCAGCCCGCTTGACTCGGCCATCTAAACATTGTTCGGCCATTTGACGCAAGAGACTCAGGGCCTGGGGGTTATCCATTTGGCTTAAGGCCGTGATTGTGGCAATTTGGCTCAAGAAAAAGCTTTCACTGCTGAGATGTTGCAGGCGGTTCAAGATGCGCTCCAGCAATTCTGGGGTTTGATTTTTGCCGAGAGTTCCCAGAGTTCGGATGGCCGCTAAACGCAAGGGTTGAGGGATTCCCAGTTGGGTATAGTCCAAGACCAAATCCACAGCTTCCGGTAATTCCTTTAAGGCTCCCAGGCCCCCAATGGCTCCAGCCCGGACGACTTCATTCCAGCCAGCCCGTTCTTCTAAGGCGGTTTCGAGAATCTTGAAGACTTTTTTCGGTTTTGGTTTTTCCCCTGGTTTGGCCGCGGCAATTTCGCCAATCCCCCGCAAGGCCGCTGCTTCAACCAGATAACTAGGATCTCCATGAATCGCAATGGCTTTGATCAGTTGATAGGCTTCGGTGGTTTTGAATGAGGTGATGGCTTCGACACAGGCCCGGCGCACCCTCGCTTCTGCATCTTGTAATCCCACAGCCAGGCCATGGAGGGCTTGATCCAACTTAATCGTTCCCAACTGTTTGGCAATTTCGACGCGCACACCCCAAAACGGATCGGTTTCTAATCCTTGGGCGAGGGCGATAACCGCTTCTAATCCCCCTTTTTTGGCTAAGGCTTTGGCAGCATTGATCCGACTGAGGGGATCCGGATCCTGTTTGAGTTGGGCTTTCAGTTCGGGGAGTGGGTACTCTAG is from Pseudocalidococcus azoricus BACA0444 and encodes:
- a CDS encoding NifU family protein; the encoded protein is MATTLELTHANIEKVLDELRPYLMADGGNVEVVEVEGPIVRLRLQGACGSCPSSTMTLRMGIERKLKESIPEIAEVEQVF
- a CDS encoding response regulator — translated: MITVPCGWAWENQSYVMDYPPMCPASLMAKPIPQNQVAAPLIACIDDSRTVQRQISLTLTAAGYKVLPITSPTQAKSQLLATPPALILLDIVMPEVDGYELCRQIHRTPGLAEIPILMLTAADHPIFRIRARGVGAEDFLSKPIAPDILLAHLAKLLHLGQFPTRRPPMRQDFAIPSPTPTLDPKPYWDLASQRLGLSNRQRQTLITTGQKLERALMNQPQRADLWEKLGMVSYLLNHLTLAVLALNNALKLMPEHHYHHRNLGWLAEELQEIESAIQHYQAWLGVVPDDVYVQGRLNLLQRQPQA
- a CDS encoding ABC transporter permease, giving the protein MDRIWVLGRNVFQATFRERVLYITAVFAIFLTLAVVLLSEVSAGTENKITLDVGMGAISLFGLVVTAFVGSGLINREIEQRTALVMIAKPISRAEFIIGKHLGLAAVLAVLVALMTVIFFIVMSFKGFTYPAGAITIASIYLILELALLAAAAILFGVLTSSLIGTLLTLALYFMGHFSKNLITLQQRMEDGFVKSLINTIYLIVPDLSRLDLKNDAVYGILPSSQQLIINGVYGLVYTALLLSLATWIFSRRDF
- a CDS encoding 6-pyruvoyl trahydropterin synthase family protein codes for the protein MFRLEIRHNLEMAHRFYQAENSPKCRSIHGHSWQVILTLRAPQLNPQAMVIEFGELKLVWRAWLDQNLDHALLLYQGDPVVKLLQAHDPDLRLFTLTTDPTTECLAEFLYHQAQQILTDLNADPQIQVERLRIEETAINSAEYLP
- a CDS encoding 3'-5' exonuclease, coding for MELNPEQAAIAEHLHGAILVLAPAGTGKTRVLTARLIQAMKAGFQAQDILCLTFTNRAAQEMKTRVRQEIPNQAEQLTIKTFHGLCAWMLRQEATAMGLPADFTIFDDRDCQELVQQIFNLSDPRDVKQYTSELMTTKSRGYWQGDDGWLGVFRGLGDYAPQGVKYQLALQERHTLDFADLIYYVRRMLRTDPEIAQRWQQRFKLLQIDEVQDTHSSEYEIVAHLGRGSGNIALIGDLDQTIFEWRGSEPELILSQFRQEFQPQVYELAWNYRATKSLLATADQFAQEFANRHTRISAAPSCPAGPPPIIHQAPTAQAEAQWIGQHIQALAKTTPNFSYSRTTVLARNHFRLAEISTTLKAMGIPCLTVEQFEFFQRQEVKDALALIRLLLNPFDTTALRRILLQLVPQIGLGTINTIQKQGQACGLWLTDLIDLPTLEDGDPFHAILQAQQSGKIIVFDVETTGFSVAESEVIEIAAQRYDGGEHTLSFQRFITNLKPVGETEAVHGYSDQFLMIRGRPAKEVFKEFQRFAQGAYWVGHNLGFDVKMIKAHARRVGLELNISRWGDTLNLAHRFVQAPNYKLATLAQHFHLKQTPTHKADDDVRTTVELLNCLLPLTLPGRPQRQALIQRYQRQFFPFARQLSQWRQASDQLRPGELIRQVIQDSGLYRHYSSQPERLENLDQLIDVFTERDQAHLHPHTALREIIEFTALTRNIDRLTQAENLVPLITVHQAKGLEFDRVFVAGLADGEFPSFRSVQEGRLEEEKRLFYVALTRAQQQLFLSTHAQDDRGKKAPSPFLTALA
- a CDS encoding S-layer homology domain-containing protein, giving the protein MSFPLSRWIFLKITPILVVTSLAGCAGNQAWEQAFSADPNTQTWNEASPAPLKLPPELQFPQASLIKTLPLDNGQSETHWQTSQPPLAIQGFYQQQLTQLGWQLQPPETVGTQLILQAQKDTDQLRLTLNPPTNNGTEFTIQFGPGQPAPNPTNSPTSPTPTPQASPADLPPQTFTDLAQAPATLQPALQDLAELGVITGSSQNPQQFAPNQPITRGTYARWLVTAHNRFYADRPARQIRLGSPNDKPLFNDVPKTNPDFPYIQGLAAAGYLPSPLTGSVTPLFRPNAPLTRETLLQWKVPLDVQRNLTTTAVDRIEQTWGFKDSNRITPEALSATAADFQNGDLSNIRRIFGATLLLQPQKPVTRAEAAASLWYMGNQAGDGLSAQDILGKTTAPSSN
- a CDS encoding mechanosensitive ion channel family protein produces the protein MTLSFLLVVGLELPSWGQFTIPGLTTSGSSRPPTGVVRQGNIEAAPVWFDGEILFAVTAPTVRDRDNPGDLLPVEMRVELIQANLRRALFTDVSFSFVDALQLRYPKPDNVVAGVALFNGETIITVRTNEQQRPQKILTVTETDADFYSLAIPDLAAEWQKKIQVALREAAAERAPDALISQLSRACQILVLMASLSLGVLILQRLLTLRLQSLKQAYTQAPLDSPEPNPTPPPTGLQRFFQLLPGPELFSSEFDLKDKHIKFLKLIQFLLTWSQAALWLGGTFLILHLFPWTRFFALQVLGLPIWWLVIWFLGGLANSLGDIALERMGTLWHRYPVSAETDLQRRHLRISTALKVFAGLKTTLIYAIALGLIVNSVGIPVVSVIAIGGLLAFALSLGAQSLVRDLINGAFILWEDQFGIGDVVAIGAVSGAVENMNLRITQLRNGEGRLITIPNSAISVVENLTRTWSRVDFTIDIDPKTPADQALDCLKQVTTQLYTEPAWQEQILEPPEVLGIEQLTHSGLTIRIWIKTKPGRQWAVGRELRQRVQRTMLKMGLEIGRPQQTLFNQQNGKINGPSPQPTDQPS